gcttgGTTGTGTTGTTAAAGCTTACATTTGGTTCAGCATCAAAGGTTTGTTAGAAGTCTTTGATTTTGTTGGAGATTTGTTTGTACATCATAAAAAGAGAGGTTGTAGaacctaaataattaaatgctGGAATGAATGATAATGATTCATGCACCTTGTCTGGCCTAGTGATTGAGAATCTCGAGGTCTCAAGGTTTAAAACACTAGGTAACTTTTTCCATCTATTCTAACTTTGGTGAACAAAGTTATCTGTGCGGAAAAGCTGACTTGAACACCACGattataagaaaagaaagaatgatGATGATTCATATAGTCGACCGTGAGATAGACGCATGCATTGACATTTCTGTTTCACCTCTATTTATTTGATCTATTGTATTCTCTTGATGCAATCTTTCagaaggaattgaaaaagaTTATTCTAAATGAATATAAGCTGTTTGTTTAATTGTTGTTTGTCAACCTTGTAGCAttcattttgatataataaaacaCGAAGGATCAACAATGTGttatcaaatcaaaatacaTGCTTATTAATCAAATGACCCATTTTTATGGATTTAACCATTTgttttagggaaaagggtctgatatacccctcaactttgttatttggagctgatatacccctcgttataaaagtggctcatatatgcccttaccgttatacaaacggctcacatatacccctgccgttacaaaatggctcacatatacccttcatttaacgaaagttaaaaaattagtcttaaatttatatttattacttctaatttttttaaaaaaattatttaggggtatatatgattcttctatcaaagttcaaggtatattttaatttttttcatatataaattattttttgacttctttattataattatttgaatttcttattcttattttgtttttttctttcattccttagtttaaagaataaaaaattaaactattttttttgtgtatattgtaatttaatttcatattcgaagaaaaaatttggtcatctacaataagttttacaagaatattagtgaaacataaataaatttgattatcaaaataataattataacttagtcattgaaacaaaaaaagtcaaaaaaatatgtttgacgagaattaaatttactcatatgggattatattttttagaaaaaaataataaaaaattagattaaaattattatttttttcatttccgttagaggaaaagggtatatgtgagccatttgtttacaagtaggagtatatatgagccactttcataacaaggggtatatcagctctaaatgacaaagttgaggggtatatcagacccttttccctttgtTTTAACTGATAAACCTTGTGTTATGTTGGTAAGATAAAGGggtaaaaatttcaaaataaaatgatgggCACGAGCGATGAAATATCCTTGTCTATCTCATACACCAAACAAACGACAACCATGGTTCCTTTAGGCTTTAACTACTATTTCCTTGAAAAAGGTTGACAAGTCAAAAAGCCAGTACAATGTGAAGCAGATGAAGCTAACTGAGTCTGTGAGTTTCAGTAACATACAGCAGCAGTGCACATACAACACTGAAACTTCTTCAAGTAAGatgaatatacaattgaaacCTTTTAACAGACCTTTGGCTGGTTAATATCTTTCAGTTAGCATTCATTCTTAAAGCCCTCTTGACATCTAAAAAGTCCAGTATGGCTGCAAGCAAAGTCCTTCTGTTAGTAAGTAAAAGCTCATTGTCGGACAGTAAGCACAGCTCGAACACGGAGAATTCCATTGATGAAGTATACACTACCCTCAGCTATAAAAGTAGTCCAAGGTATGCCAACCAGGTTCCTGAAGCCATCACCCTTGCCGCGAGTGAATGTGTGGCTCCCCTTATATCTGCTCAGATAGTCCTCAGATAGGGTTGTCAAAGCTGCAAAGTCAAAATCAACTGTAAATGTCTCTAACCCCTTCTCTTGCATGCTTAAGAACATTCCAAACCAATGGAATGAATTCTGTTGATCCATGTTACAATGAGCTGATAGGTGAAAAACCTGTCCACCCAAATGGAAAGCCTGTGAGTAAATTCTACCAGCAGGAAAGAGATTATTACACTCTTGCCGTTTTAAATCTAGGTAAACGATACAATGCTGAAAGGGAAGTTCAAAATTGACAACTTTAATTGGTCTAAACTTGTAAGCACGCTCCACAAAACTACTACATGATGCATTGCCCTCCTCAGCAACAAGCAAACGCTGCCGGTGCGGTGCTTCAGCTTTGAAAAATAAAGCCCCCAATACATTCTTGGAAGCTAGTTCAGGATCAAAATCATTACAAGTTAGAACTTTCCTCAGCTTGCTGCATGTCATGTATGGAAAACGAATGAGGTGACAAAGACGCGACCCCAATATTTCACGTCTTTCTTCCAAGTTTGGGTAATGGGTTCGAGCCCActttaaaacaaagtcataGACAACATCCTCTGAAGCAACCTGAAGATCGTCATTGCAGAGAACAGCCTCAAATCCCGCAATAGGTAAGTTCAATACCTCTACTTGGAACCTGGCAAGGAATTTAGGATACAGTTCAGATGACAAATCTTTGTCTAAACCATCAAACAACGTTTCTCAGGAGTTAACAAGTTCTGATATCTAGGTTTAAATTGAAAGCATTCTGAAATCTGGTACTAGAAGCCTCTTTAGAGGCAAGATTAGAGGTCCTTTATTTCACTATTCAGTAATCAAACAAACAGGAAAAGGTTAATGGCTAGTTTATAAAGCCACAGAAGTAGGCATATGGGAAAACCACACGCACTCTGAAATAGGAGTTAGCTCGTGAGGACAACAAGACTTTAGCTTTTCTTCACATTTCGTTTCTAAGAAACAGTATTAAGCTTCAATTTCAATCAACCAGAGTAAGTAATAAAAAACTCTCTTTTGGAAGTGTTCTCACTTGGTGATATCCTTGAAATGTGCAGCAAGAAACTGTTTTGCAGCATCTAGCAGTGGCTGAACTGCATCAGTAATAGAAACACTAGAAGGAAGATTCAAAAATAGCGAAGCTGATTCACATGTCATGGGAAGATTGAGCAATAAACGGCTGCAGTGTCTCATGCATGATGCAACCTCAAATTTGTCAGCAGCCATAAGCACATCAAGCATAGCAGTAGCTGTTATCGTAGACAAAGTATTGCTATACATGAATTGTAGCAACTTTATGAAGGCAGCTTCTTCTgcgagaaaaagagagaaagaaaggtGGATGTGAAAAGAAGAAAGTTTGTGAACACAAATTAAAGGAACTATATGTTCACTAGTTAAAGTAACTATCTAAGAATTCTTCTTTAAATATGCTTAGAAGCAAAACGAGCAGTACTAGCACTTGGAACATGTTATTAACCTTGCAAACATATGAATAGACAATCAATGTTTCACACAAATGTTTCGGAAAGAGACACAATTTTTGTTCTGGTGTCTAATCCTTCTATTATTCATCAAGATAGATAAAGTACTGGATATTAGGAATGATGCTTTTCTATATCTGAAGACTTCTTATTACTTCTTAACATTTCTACTTAGCCATGTGAACACGAGGTCATGAGTTCAAGCTCTTGCAAAAATATAGGGTAAGACTGCATACAATAGACCCTTGCGGTTCTTTTCTGTAATCCGCACATAGCAGGAGGTTAGTGCAACGGGCTCCCCTTTTTTTACTTAGCCATCAATGATATGTCCGATAAGAATTGACATGGCTTTCAAGACTAGTTGATACAAAGGGTACTTTAGGGAtgttatgattttgacttatttGTAAAAATACTTCTTTCTTAAACAACCATCTGATGGAAGTACAAGAATCCCCTTAATTCTATGAATTCAAATAGCCGAAAAAACTGAATTTTCAATTAGTGATTGATACACATTGCTCTCTAATTGCACATCCTAAACATCTAAAACTTGTCATTGAAATGTCAAATCAAGTGCACAAGAGGTGGCTAGTCTGTGTAATAGGAGTATAGTAAGACATGCTTTTTATCCCCcctccccttttttttttttttgggtgggggtgggggtggggggtaaGTAACATAGACCACGATATAGTGTAAGTAACATAGAACATGATATAGTACAACCTACAAGCAGTTTCAATAGCTTGCTTTCTAGCCTTACCAATTGAAATATGAGATAGATAATAGACACTCGGACAATAAAATTGTACCCGAATTATGATATGAACATCATCAGATTAATATTTACTACCCTACGAGTACAACTTTCTAACGGAAAGGACAATACAATGAAATGAGAACATGCCAAACTACAACTAAAAAATCTTAATACTAACCCGAGGCATAGATTTGTACAGTAACAAGCTGCTTCTCTGACTCTGACTCTCTCATGCCATTGGAGAATAGCTAtgaagaaaacaagaagacGTCAAAAAACAAGCAATCAAGACTTTCTAATTCATCAAAAACAGAGCATTAAAAACTCCTAGCCTTGTAAAAGAATGGACTCTGTGCGGCCAAAATAGCAGAATTGATGCGTATAGTTTTCACTGAAAGCGCAGCTGCAGAGTTCAAGTATGTGAATGAGTCAGTGCTCTTAGAAGCAACGCCACCACCTTTAAAATGCCGTAGGCTTGTTACAAAAGGAAGTAGAacagagaaagagaaaaaaagcaCAAAATGATAAAGGAACTTAGGTTTAACATTCCATTACATCATAACAAAATCAAGGTTTCAGATTATGCACACAAAGACGTCACATATATTGCCTAGAAGAGTGAAAGCCATGTTAGAAGATTTCTTAGATTCTCATATATCATGATCTTATGTTAATACAGTTGGAATACTTAACAAATGACATCCTTGAAATAGCAGTACAATGATGGAAATAAGATAATTTGGTCTACGGTGGGAAGTGCATAGGTACCCGGGTGATCTGTAGTCATCTCAACACCGGATGAAGATTCCTCAGCAATTGCAACAGCTTCCTCATCTTGGTTCTCATAAGCAAGGAATTCTGTATCCAGCATAGTACAATTCAAAACCTCGTCCTCACGTTGCGTGAGCACATCTGCATCTGAAAGGTTTATGAGATCAGCATTCACTAGAACAAAAAACAAAGTGAATTTGGAGAAACAAACTAATAAGTGCAGTAATGTTAAAACATAACAACCTTGAGTAAGTTTTCTGATAGGTAAACAAACGAGAATGTGGACAAACTCAAATGCGCACTCTGATAACTTAGAACCCAAGTATGATTTTGAACAGCAGACATACTTGATTTTGTGGCAGATGGAAAATTGTAATATTTACAGCCAAATTTACCAGAAACAGAAAAATAACTACAAGATcattattccttttttatttattttattttgatagcAAACAAGATCATTAGTATTTGACTCTCCAGACTCCATATTTGCAAATTATCTGATGCCAAAATTAAGTTATGCTGTTGCTGCATCTGCAAGAACAGTTGTAAAAGACTAAAAGAGGTTGATTCATCTAAAAAACTAAAAACCTTAAATTCAGAAAGGATACAAgtgatccacctagatagctaagttcatgaattcttccCTTTCCATATCGATGTCAAATTCTCCAAAATACCGTACCACTGCCgaattctttaaaaatacactattttctGGAGAATTCAACACACACCCATTGGCGTTTTTTGAAAGTTCGAGCAACATAGCTAGATAGTACGAAATTaacttgaataaataaattcaaatccTAAAATTTGCATCTTTTCCTCATAAAGCATGATAAGTAAAACCTCATTCTTCACAttcatttcaaccataataaaattAATCCTTAAAATCTAAATTAGACAAATATGCAAATTGTACTTCTTACATACAAAATATACGCACACTAAAACCAAGAAACCCCtaattctacaaaaaaaaatttttaaagaaaccCTAATTAGTGAAATTAAAAGAACTAACCATTTTGTTTACTGGTTTCTTCTCTTCTACGTTTCCGTTTCCGGTCCAAATCGCCAGCAGTACTGCTACATCCCTCACCGTCGGATTTAGAGTTCGGAACAATCTGGATCGTCAGAATCCGGTCGGAGAAAGCGGCGTTGTCGTAAGCGAATGAGAAGTTGGATCCAGTACCCGACCCGTAACCAAGAGGGTCCATTTTGGTTAATGGATCAGAAAAATCGTTTTTCATGGAATTCAAAAATTGAAGTATTTAAGTGAAGAAAAGGTTGAGAGAATTTGTGAAGATaacaatatatacatttttttggtacttcaatttgtttgtttctCTAATTagttattatgttaattaaattattttttattagtttcgTTTGTTTCTCTAATTagttattatgttaattaaattattttttattagtttcgTTTGTTTCTCTAATTagttattatgttaattaaattattttttataagtttcGAAAGGGTTCGCTCATATTGGAGGGAGCATTCCCACTTAGTGATCGGTCGACCAATTAGTTCATGCAAATTCGAAAAAGTTATGATGGACAAGCCACAATTTGTACGTGTGGTTTTGTCGGGCTTTCTTGAGGTATCTAATAAGTTTGTTTGTGCTCGTCGCTAGCGCACCTCTCTTGACTATTCCCCATTTGttctatttgtataatttctacttttatttataaCAGCTAAATGaaatctaaatataaaatattatttctatatatataaaacataacatcACGATAATAgctataaaattttcaaacaaataACAAGATCTAATTATACAGAAGTGTTGAACTAAAAATgtgatatgaaaattttaatgtgGTTTACGATGTTTTGCTTGCATAAGTATATGCAAATTCGTGTGTATGATGAAGatatatgattaaatattaattaagttaaactaattttaatttatgtagtCAAATATGTTTGAAgtgattttatgattaatttttaatgtaCGAGGGGTtgttaaagagaaaaaatattgtAGGATTGTGATTTTGTTTAACAAAGGTTGTTGAATTCATCAATTAGTTTGACTAATtggtaattaatttatttggcATAATGTTAATCATAATATTTAACTTAACGTCTAACAATTATGACCTTTTTGCTTTGAGTGTGAACaagtagatatttaaatttgtataaaattgagcaaattGACACATTCGTCCTACATGACACCCTACATGGTAATTTTGTATCTTACATGGCgtcctacgtgtattatgtcatgtaagacttgttcaattttatacaattatagTTGTGGAATTGTAGTTGGACCGCTCCATTCAATTATATGTTTCGAGATTGAATTTTGAGCATTGAAATATATTCTATTGTGAACGTGCTTCCTAAAATAGATCTTACAATATTCAACATAATCACAATTTCATAATACGCATTTAGACATCAAGTGAAAACacaacaaaaccaaaaaaaaaaaactaaaaaaaactatGCTTTGATATTAATGCACAAAATTATATCcctcaagaaaataatatttttttgatattcattttaagccccaattaaatttaaatcgCAAGCTATAGTCACTTAAGCCAAGTAGGTTAGTAGGCAAAATGGAGATTGAAGACAAAAGCACTAAGGCAGGGAAGTAATGATGGTCGATAAAAATTTGACCTTTTATAGGTGAATTCCTTAAACTATTTGTGTCGTAGGgaaaaaaatctggaaaatattttaactttggtCGGAGTTATTGTTATGAGATCAAATTCTATGGAGGATATTTTATTtctacactatttaatagtatattttaaatatgttaaagtgCTCACGTGGtcacattattatttataattatgcaacATTTATAATGTCTACGTATACGTATATATACCTtatacactattaaataatgTAGGGAGACTAAAATATCATTTCCAAAATTTGATATCATCACTACAATTTCCatcaaaaatgaaatatatttaaaacattttcctttattttatttgtagtatATAGAATTAACTATGGTAACAAACAATTTGTCCATCTTTGaataaattatctatttttatttgtaatttttatttacttaatatatTATGCCAAAAAAGTATCCATTTTAAAATCGTACTCTTTTACAAATGTAACGTATGGCAAGTGATATGATGCAGTAcgttcttcaaaaatcaaatccTCTCAAAGTCAAatctattttcaaattttacacATAAAATAGTGTATTAGGATTGCTATATACacatgattttttaaaagagaTTCGATCAGATCCAAGAATCGGATAAAATATATGCCCCACTATCATACCTCgtacaaattataattaattattgacCTAAAAGGAATCACTAGCTTTTGCAAGAGAATTATTAAATTGTCACCAACCAATAAGATAGGTAaaagttatattattaattaactaaactactaaataaatatttgaccGGAATATCTTTTACTTTTGTTCAAAGTAGAATTCTCGAAATTATGTATGgtcataaaaaaatgaaaatttctagaatttggaaaaatacttaaactTCGTTTTCTTTACTCCAAATGGAAATttctcattaaaaaataatttcaatttatattcaTGACCAAAcacaatcataatttataaatatcatttttaacttcgaaaaacaaaaaaaaaatacttttttaaaatactcaCAACCTTTCAAACAAACAAACCCTAATATTTCTCATTTATTTAGTATTTGCTTACAAGGAGGACAAAAAGATGTATATATAGTTGTGATAGAGCTTCCTCTTAGAGAAATCCAGTATTCCATCTTCTATTAATCTgaaaaaaaaaggcaaatactaagcaaatataataatataaaaaaatgagagtttaaattatatttatcctcaacataaaattattttacactattaactagattattatttaaaaaatatctacaagtaaatcttcataaaaagtGATATTATATCTTGAAAATAAAACATGACAATTAAAACTCAAATACAAATAAGTGTTGCACACcctaaaatgaatttaaataatttttatgaacTAAACAATATAGAAATTAATTCATTTACacaatcaattaatttttacttgatacaagataaaatatgggtacaaatgattataaaatattactaCTAATTGGTGATTTGATAAATATGAAAACTAACCAAACTAAAACATTGGTATGTAAAACTTAAATACTCCCATagtaattcaatttatttttgttaatattataGCAAGCCATGTAATTAATTAGCAagtaaactaattaaataagatCCAAAGGTGTGACCTAGCCTTAAATAAAAGGTAGAAAAATcaccaaatttaattttttccaattttcctTGTGAGACACTACAATATATCtatacattttcaaatattattgcTTCGATATGATCCATTAAACAAAATGAAGGAAATTACCAaataactaaaactaaaatgtaGAGTACAAATAGgaatttaataaatttgaagatatataaaagaaaatatattatcaagTAATTACGAAGAGGGAGCTCCCTTCAGTCCAAGCAAAAAAAGCTTAAGATTCAGTCAGTCTACCGCATCATTCACTCAGTTACTAAGGTTTTTCCTCCTAATAATTCTCAAAACCTTAGCATTTGTGTGAATGAGTCAGCAGCTAATTGAACCATACTGCCCCCTTTATGTGGACTAAAGAAAGCTCTCtacatatattatacaaaaaaaaaaagttaaaaaattgaagaaatgtTTTTATTCTAAGGCAAATATGGGGGAAGTAACattagaaaaatgaagaaagaagaatggCTTTATATAAGCTAAGAAAAAAGGGTGTGATAAGACAGTACTATGGTTTAAATATTGCAATGTAGTACAATTTGGAAGAAAGTTATagttatatattcaaatatgCTTTCTAATTATTATAGTCCATTTTATTAGCATATGCTTTACTTTTGGTAGatataaaatgttaaatatatgaaaagatTGTGGAAGCATAACCAATTACTagtacttatatatatataggaaaaatgGACAAGTACTCTCCTACACTATGACCGAAATTCAAGAGACAcaccttaattaaattaaggttttattaccctctgaatttattttttttataattttgtacacATTTTAGGTTTACATGCATTCAAATATCTCCCACGCACCTCAATTGCGTGGGATCACGGagtgtgccacgtaagacaaaagctatatataattataaaaaatataagttctggaggataataggaccttagtttagttaagatgtgtctctgaaatttttgtcatagtctaggggatacttgtgcattctccctaaaaaatataataagcatatgttatgtattgatAGTGCTACCACTTTAACATTGTTGTTATATAGAAGATGAGTAAGGTGTTTGAATTAGTTGATCGTAAATAGTTGAAAAGTTTTAGATATAAGAATTTTTACATATTCAAATTACttaataaataagtaatatgtgtttggataaaaatgctaaaattgatatgtttgataaaaagaaaatattgatagGCTATTCGTTTATTAAAATGACTAAACtagttataaatattttattaaaatttatacagttaaaaaaaatttttgcaggaagaaaaaaaaggagaaactATGAACATAGAGTGAAGAGTAAATATTCAAAAGGTATTCtggaatatatattttgaaaattagaaaGAATATTAGGatagaacaaaacaaaaatttttttagtaaaaccaAAAGTACCACTTATAAGTCGaaagacataatatataaatatgtcttttaGTTTGATCTCAGATCACATATATACCTTCTAACATGGATTTgcataagtagacacttaaatttgtataaagttgaacataTAAACACAGATATCTTATATGACATCTTACATGACATTTGTGTCCTACGTGGCGTCCTACATGCATTATGTCACGTAGGACTCGTATGTCTGcttgttaaaattttatacaagttaaaTTGTATACTTTTGCACACCCAAAATTTGAAGTCATAAACGTAAAATGAagcatttatgtattatgcgcAAGTCGAAAAGTCAGAGATTGAATATAACTGATTTATTGCTTTTAATTATAGAGATACTTAACTGATAGTATCATTTTAAATGTTTATCAAATTCATAGATATATTACGAAGATCaatagtattataatttatcatttaatgtAACGAGAATTTTCAACCTATCGATTGACGATAGAGGTACTCAAACACCTGAGTAGAATTCTTTTAAAACCATAGGCTTCATGGATGAGTCCAATGTTTTTGTAGAGCCACCtattcttgattttataactACATATAGCTAAATTACTACAGTAGAGAAAATGGTTCTACAATAAAAGCCTATACATAGAttacaattcatcataaatttattGAAAACAAATAAATGTCAATCACCAATTTATTGTTATTCATATTTAAAAGGGAATAGTCGTGTCTCATGAATTATAATAATTACTTATGTTCTTATAGgacataaaaatcattataagaAAACTGTGAATTATACGAGGATTTTTCtggaaaataatatgaaaacttACAGAAAAAATAAGTTTCTGCGAGTTTTCATATCAATATCCAGAAAAATTCCGATATAATTCACAATTTTGTTGTAGTGTAACGTTCAACTAATTACTATCATAACGTCTTGACAACTTACACCTTCTAAAGCAACAAGAGCAAGTGTTGTCATGTGTGCAATGCATAATTTATGAGGAAATTATGGATTTTTCGATAACTGATTTTAAGATGAGTTATTTTTGAATTGATTAATATCTCATAcgtaatattatatttgataactGATTGAGAGATAGgttattcatatataaaattatatcatattggaCTTCCAATTTAAAAGTCTGCATCATTATTTATGCATGACAGAAAGTAGAATAAGCAATACATGTgtcaaataatacataaattttctCTTCATTACTTTTGATATTACTAATAACTACATAATTCTAATCAGCTATCAAATCACGCtacgtatatttttttttggataatacACAAGTGTCTTCTTAACTTATGCctaaaatctcagagacacacttatactatactaaggttctgtTACCCCCTGaatttgttttattaataattttctatcccttttcggctTACGTGACATTATCTTGTGGGTTCAACGCTGATTGACTTTCtctttcaaactagtgccacgtaagccTAAAAGGGATAggaaattacttataaaataagttcagggggtaataggactttagtaaagtataagtgtgtctctgaaaattcggacatagattgaaagaatatttgtgcatttttcttttttattactatcaaaaagaaaatatttcatcttaGACTTTgagtataatattttttattcacttGTATGATCCCATCCCCATGACCAGGATTTTCTTGAAAAAGCATGATGTATGCAATCCTGTCAAGCACAAAGTATattaggaaaataatttattataatttctttatatattatatatataaatgaactttaaaaaatctatcaagaatctCTAAACCCACGTATCTCTGTTGGCCACAAAGTCTCTGGAGaagcatatatataattacCCCACTTGATTGGGCAATTTGATCTAGATATATAATGAtcgaaatttttaaaatatatcttaattaaattaaaattttgaattaatcttttttaattttatacacttttttttaattttatgaatatttaaatattttatatgtgcCTTAACTACGTAAAGTTACGAAGTGTGCCACATAacactttttgttttttgttataGTATCAGCAAATTTACTCAAAActcattcattttaattaaaataaaacaaagtcaactatgtgaaattaaataaagatagatgaagttaacaatttaatttttacatGAACAATTTTATATCTAATTAGTATTTGGAgacatttttattcaatttttcataattcataaatattttttttatccatttttgtatttaaatgaCATGTCAACTCCCTGGATCAACATTTTTCAATAGCGTACGTATTCACTTGTTAAATCCATGCC
This portion of the Solanum pennellii chromosome 12, SPENNV200 genome encodes:
- the LOC107005428 gene encoding BTB/POZ domain-containing protein POB1-like isoform X2 produces the protein MKNDFSDPLTKMDPLGYGSGTGSNFSFAYDNAAFSDRILTIQIVPNSKSDGEGCSSTAGDLDRKRKRRREETSKQNDVLTQREDEVLNCTMLDTEFLAYENQDEEAVAIAEESSSGVEMTTDHPGGGVASKSTDSFTYLNSAAALSVKTIRINSAILAAQSPFFYKLFSNGMRESESEKQLVTVQIYASEEAAFIKLLQFMYSNTLSTITATAMLDVLMAADKFEVASCMRHCSRLLLNLPMTCESASLFLNLPSSVSITDAVQPLLDAAKQFLAAHFKDITKFQVEVLNLPIAGFEAVLCNDDLQVASEDVVYDFVLKWARTHYPNLEERREILGSRLCHLIRFPYMTCSKLRKVLTCNDFDPELASKNVLGALFFKAEAPHRQRLLVAEEGNASCSSFVERAYKFRPIKVVNFELPFQHCIVYLDLKRQECNNLFPAGRIYSQAFHLGGQVFHLSAHCNMDQQNSFHWFGMFLSMQEKGLETFTVDFDFAALTTLSEDYLSRYKGSHTFTRGKGDGFRNLVGIPWTTFIAEGSVYFINGILRVRAVLTVRQ
- the LOC107005428 gene encoding BTB/POZ domain-containing protein POB1-like isoform X4: MLDTEFLAYENQDEEAVAIAEESSSGVEMTTDHPGGGVASKSTDSFTYLNSAAALSVKTIRINSAILAAQSPFFYKLFSNGMRESESEKQLVTVQIYASEEAAFIKLLQFMYSNTLSTITATAMLDVLMAADKFEVASCMRHCSRLLLNLPMTCESASLFLNLPSSVSITDAVQPLLDAAKQFLAAHFKDITKFQVEVLNLPIAGFEAVLCNDDLQVASEDVVYDFVLKWARTHYPNLEERREILGSRLCHLIRFPYMTCSKLRKVLTCNDFDPELASKNVLGALFFKAEAPHRQRLLVAEEGNASCSSFVERAYKFRPIKVVNFELPFQHCIVYLDLKRQECNNLFPAGRIYSQAFHLGGQVFHLSAHCNMDQQNSFHWFGMFLSMQEKGLETFTVDFDFAALTTLSEDYLSRYKGSHTFTRGKGDGFRNLVGIPWTTFIAEGSVYFINGILRVRAVLTVRQ
- the LOC107005428 gene encoding BTB/POZ domain-containing protein POB1-like isoform X3 translates to MKNDFSDPLTKMDPLGYGSGTGSNFSFAYDNAAFSDRILTIQIVPNSKSDGEGCSSTAGDLDRKRKRRREETSKQNDADVLTQREDEVLNCTMLDTEFLAYENQDEEAVAIAEESSSGVEMTTDHPAALSVKTIRINSAILAAQSPFFYKLFSNGMRESESEKQLVTVQIYASEEAAFIKLLQFMYSNTLSTITATAMLDVLMAADKFEVASCMRHCSRLLLNLPMTCESASLFLNLPSSVSITDAVQPLLDAAKQFLAAHFKDITKFQVEVLNLPIAGFEAVLCNDDLQVASEDVVYDFVLKWARTHYPNLEERREILGSRLCHLIRFPYMTCSKLRKVLTCNDFDPELASKNVLGALFFKAEAPHRQRLLVAEEGNASCSSFVERAYKFRPIKVVNFELPFQHCIVYLDLKRQECNNLFPAGRIYSQAFHLGGQVFHLSAHCNMDQQNSFHWFGMFLSMQEKGLETFTVDFDFAALTTLSEDYLSRYKGSHTFTRGKGDGFRNLVGIPWTTFIAEGSVYFINGILRVRAVLTVRQ
- the LOC107005428 gene encoding BTB/POZ domain-containing protein POB1-like isoform X1, with protein sequence MKNDFSDPLTKMDPLGYGSGTGSNFSFAYDNAAFSDRILTIQIVPNSKSDGEGCSSTAGDLDRKRKRRREETSKQNDADVLTQREDEVLNCTMLDTEFLAYENQDEEAVAIAEESSSGVEMTTDHPGGGVASKSTDSFTYLNSAAALSVKTIRINSAILAAQSPFFYKLFSNGMRESESEKQLVTVQIYASEEAAFIKLLQFMYSNTLSTITATAMLDVLMAADKFEVASCMRHCSRLLLNLPMTCESASLFLNLPSSVSITDAVQPLLDAAKQFLAAHFKDITKFQVEVLNLPIAGFEAVLCNDDLQVASEDVVYDFVLKWARTHYPNLEERREILGSRLCHLIRFPYMTCSKLRKVLTCNDFDPELASKNVLGALFFKAEAPHRQRLLVAEEGNASCSSFVERAYKFRPIKVVNFELPFQHCIVYLDLKRQECNNLFPAGRIYSQAFHLGGQVFHLSAHCNMDQQNSFHWFGMFLSMQEKGLETFTVDFDFAALTTLSEDYLSRYKGSHTFTRGKGDGFRNLVGIPWTTFIAEGSVYFINGILRVRAVLTVRQ